In Brevinematia bacterium, one DNA window encodes the following:
- the gyrB gene encoding DNA topoisomerase (ATP-hydrolyzing) subunit B — translation MANDKLVKEYNAQAIQVLEGLEPVRKRPGMYIGSTGSSGYHHLIYEVVDNSIDEAIMGFCKNIKVTIERGDVVTVEDDGRGIPVDIHPEYGVSALQLVMTKLHAGGKFDNKVYRATGGLHGVGVSVVNALSEYLEVYVKRDGKLYYQKYRKGFPETEVIIKKENIKGTGTIIRFKPDKGIFDKGVTFNYEILQARLRELAFLNKGVRIELSDKRGEEEKKDEFLYEGGIVEFVNALTEEMKPISETFYIYGEKVMSDGGLMIAEIAFRYTTDYDETGYSYVNSIKTIEGGTHLAGFRSGLTKVMLEFYERTGMDKKAKIDITGEDTREGLVYVVSIKLPNPQFEGQTKEKLGNAEVKGLVEEIVYEKLVPLFERNLDAVRKILEKVVEAARAREASRKARELVRRKSALDSFSLPGKLADCSERDPQKTELFIVEGESAGGSAKQARVREFQAILPLKGKIMNAEKARLNKLLDNEEIKTIITAIGTGIADTFDISKIRYGKIIIMTDADVDGSHIRTLLLTFFYRYMKPLIEEGYIYSAVPPLYRISVGQKHYYAYSDDEKDKLIKEIKTKNFTVQRYKGLGEMNPEQLWETTMNPSTRKLLKITLEDAIKANNIFSILMGEDVKKRRHFIETYAKEVVEIDI, via the coding sequence ATGGCTAATGATAAGCTTGTTAAAGAGTATAACGCTCAAGCCATTCAGGTTTTAGAAGGACTAGAACCTGTTAGAAAAAGACCTGGAATGTATATTGGCTCTACTGGAAGCAGTGGATATCACCATCTTATTTATGAAGTTGTTGACAACTCAATAGATGAAGCGATAATGGGATTCTGTAAAAACATAAAGGTTACTATTGAAAGAGGAGATGTAGTAACGGTTGAAGATGATGGCAGAGGGATACCAGTTGACATTCACCCGGAATACGGAGTTTCTGCACTTCAACTTGTTATGACAAAACTCCATGCAGGTGGTAAGTTTGACAACAAGGTATACAGGGCAACAGGTGGACTACACGGCGTAGGTGTATCAGTTGTCAACGCGTTATCAGAATACCTTGAAGTTTACGTAAAAAGAGATGGTAAACTATACTACCAAAAGTATAGAAAGGGTTTTCCAGAGACAGAGGTTATAATAAAAAAGGAAAACATCAAAGGCACTGGAACAATAATAAGGTTCAAGCCAGATAAGGGCATATTTGACAAAGGAGTAACCTTTAACTACGAAATACTCCAAGCAAGACTTAGAGAACTAGCATTTCTAAATAAAGGGGTCAGGATAGAACTTTCCGATAAACGAGGTGAAGAAGAGAAAAAAGATGAGTTTTTGTATGAAGGGGGAATAGTAGAATTCGTAAACGCTCTTACTGAAGAGATGAAACCAATATCTGAAACATTCTACATCTATGGTGAAAAAGTGATGTCCGATGGTGGACTTATGATAGCAGAAATAGCGTTTAGGTATACCACCGACTATGACGAAACAGGATATTCCTACGTAAACTCAATAAAGACGATAGAAGGTGGAACCCACTTAGCTGGCTTCAGGAGTGGATTAACGAAAGTGATGCTGGAGTTTTACGAAAGAACTGGGATGGACAAAAAAGCAAAAATAGACATAACAGGCGAGGATACCAGAGAAGGACTTGTTTACGTTGTGAGTATAAAACTTCCAAATCCACAGTTTGAAGGACAAACTAAAGAAAAGCTGGGAAACGCTGAAGTTAAAGGGCTAGTTGAGGAGATAGTATATGAAAAGCTGGTGCCTTTATTTGAGAGAAACTTAGATGCTGTGAGGAAAATTCTTGAAAAGGTGGTTGAGGCTGCAAGGGCAAGAGAGGCTTCAAGAAAAGCAAGAGAGCTCGTAAGGAGAAAGAGTGCTCTAGACTCCTTTTCTTTGCCAGGAAAGCTCGCAGATTGCTCGGAAAGAGATCCTCAGAAGACAGAACTTTTCATAGTTGAGGGGGAATCTGCAGGCGGAAGCGCAAAACAAGCAAGAGTAAGAGAATTCCAAGCAATCCTACCACTTAAGGGCAAAATAATGAATGCGGAAAAGGCTAGACTTAACAAACTACTTGACAACGAAGAAATAAAAACAATCATTACTGCTATTGGCACAGGTATTGCCGACACTTTTGATATATCTAAGATAAGATACGGTAAGATAATAATCATGACTGATGCCGATGTAGATGGCTCCCACATCAGAACATTGCTTCTAACCTTCTTTTACAGATATATGAAACCACTGATTGAAGAAGGTTATATTTACTCAGCAGTTCCTCCTCTCTACAGAATATCGGTAGGTCAAAAACACTATTATGCATATTCGGATGATGAGAAAGATAAACTGATAAAGGAGATTAAAACCAAAAACTTTACGGTTCAGAGATATAAGGGACTCGGAGAGATGAACCCTGAACAACTCTGGGAGACCACGATGAACCCCAGCACAAGAAAGCTACTAAAAATAACTCTTGAGGATGCAATAAAAGCAAATAATATATTCAGCATACTCATGGGCGAAGACGTCAAAAAAAGAAGACACTTTATTGAAACATACGCCAAAGAAGTCGTTGAGATTGATATATAG
- a CDS encoding O-acetylhomoserine aminocarboxypropyltransferase/cysteine synthase: MERKVRIETVLLHGGQEPDPTTGARAVPIYQTTSYVFRDMDHAVRLFALEERGNIYTRIMNPTTDVFERRMALLEGGVGALAVASGQAAISYAVLTLAKPGDEIISSKSLYGGTYNLFNYTFRRLGINVHFVDASDPSNFERKINDNTKAIFLEAIGNPRLDVPDFCEISKVAHKYGVPVIVDNTVPTGYLLRPIEYGADIVVYSATKFIGGHGTSIGGVIVDSGRFDWSNGRFPEFTNPDPSYHGLRYTDLGPSAYITKVRVQLLRDMGACLSPFNSFLFLQGLETLHLRMERHSQNAITVARYLEKHPKVAWVSYPLLESHPSYNTAKKYLTKGASALVTVGIPGGVEKIKTFVNSLKLFSHLANIGDAKSLVIYPYLTTHQQLSEKEKEEAGATVDLVRLSVGIENVEDIIEDIELALRKI, encoded by the coding sequence ATGGAGAGAAAAGTGAGGATAGAAACTGTTTTACTGCATGGAGGTCAAGAGCCGGACCCAACAACTGGTGCTAGAGCTGTGCCTATATATCAGACAACTTCTTATGTTTTTAGGGATATGGATCATGCTGTTAGGTTATTTGCGCTTGAGGAGAGGGGGAATATATATACAAGGATAATGAATCCTACTACTGATGTATTTGAGAGGAGAATGGCTCTTTTAGAAGGTGGTGTTGGAGCTTTAGCTGTAGCATCGGGACAGGCTGCAATATCTTATGCAGTATTAACTTTGGCAAAACCGGGGGATGAGATAATAAGCTCAAAGAGTTTGTATGGAGGAACCTACAACCTTTTTAACTACACTTTTAGAAGGTTAGGTATAAATGTCCACTTTGTGGATGCTTCGGATCCTAGTAACTTTGAGAGAAAGATAAATGACAATACTAAAGCCATATTTCTTGAAGCTATAGGCAACCCAAGACTAGATGTTCCTGACTTTTGCGAGATATCAAAAGTAGCTCATAAGTATGGAGTACCTGTGATAGTGGATAATACTGTTCCTACTGGATATTTGCTTAGACCTATTGAATATGGGGCGGATATAGTTGTGTATTCAGCTACGAAGTTTATAGGTGGGCATGGAACGTCAATAGGTGGGGTGATAGTTGACTCAGGTAGATTTGACTGGAGCAATGGTAGATTTCCTGAGTTTACAAACCCTGATCCTAGTTACCACGGGCTTAGGTATACTGACCTAGGACCAAGTGCATACATAACAAAGGTTAGAGTTCAGCTTCTTAGGGATATGGGTGCATGTTTAAGTCCGTTCAACTCTTTTCTTTTCCTTCAAGGGCTTGAAACTCTTCATTTGCGAATGGAAAGACATTCTCAAAATGCCATTACCGTAGCAAGGTATCTTGAAAAGCACCCTAAGGTTGCATGGGTTAGTTACCCTTTACTAGAATCACATCCTTCTTACAACACGGCGAAGAAATATCTAACTAAAGGCGCGAGTGCCCTAGTCACAGTAGGAATACCCGGGGGGGTAGAGAAAATAAAAACTTTTGTAAACTCTCTAAAACTTTTTTCTCACCTTGCGAACATTGGTGACGCAAAATCGCTGGTTATATACCCATATCTGACAACTCATCAACAACTCTCCGAAAAAGAAAAGGAGGAGGCTGGAGCAACTGTAGATCTCGTTAGGTTATCAGTAGGAATTGAGAATGTTGAAGATATAATTGAAGATATAGAACTAGCATTAAGAAAGATATAG